Proteins co-encoded in one Campylobacter ornithocola genomic window:
- the icmH gene encoding type IVB secretion system protein IcmH/DotU has translation MQKESHFKEGSLLLESDLKGLEINKVVDNCLEILLLVYRLSKVHSLDAAYIENLKEKLVNEILVWSSRLSTFKEYDEKDIIKLRYCLCVFIDESLMKNDLFINSSWANHTLTVRLFDETLGGDNFYDIALSWLSNPSKNKDFLEFIYVCLILGYRGKYSHEKDVEEKIIYLCNNIASALTPLINLTDETAFDKAYNGANREKFWQYFQRRFMKFVLAVIPIGCILGFFIFAIFDLQTHNIKIDSNISSLIENMEKL, from the coding sequence ATGCAAAAAGAATCACATTTTAAAGAAGGATCTTTGCTTTTAGAAAGTGATTTAAAAGGTTTAGAAATCAATAAAGTTGTTGATAATTGCTTGGAAATTCTTTTACTTGTTTATAGATTATCTAAGGTTCATTCTTTGGATGCTGCTTATATAGAGAATTTAAAAGAAAAGCTTGTAAATGAAATTTTGGTTTGGAGTTCAAGATTAAGTACTTTTAAAGAGTATGATGAGAAAGATATTATAAAATTAAGATATTGTTTATGTGTATTTATAGATGAAAGTCTAATGAAAAATGATTTATTTATTAATAGCTCTTGGGCAAATCATACTTTAACCGTGAGGTTATTTGATGAGACTCTAGGTGGTGATAATTTTTACGATATAGCGCTTTCTTGGTTGTCTAATCCATCCAAAAACAAGGATTTTTTGGAATTCATATATGTTTGCTTGATTTTAGGATATAGAGGAAAATATTCTCATGAAAAAGATGTTGAGGAAAAAATTATTTATCTTTGTAACAATATAGCATCGGCTTTAACTCCTCTTATAAATTTAACAGATGAGACAGCTTTTGATAAGGCTTATAATGGAGCTAATAGGGAAAAATTTTGGCAGTATTTTCAACGCAGATTTATGAAATTTGTACTTGCTGTTATTCCTATTGGTTGTATTCTTGGTTTTTTCATTTTTGCAATTTTTGATTTGCAAACTCATAATATTAAAATCGATTCTAATATTAGCAGTTTGATTGAAAATATGGAAAAATTATAA
- the tssK gene encoding type VI secretion system baseplate subunit TssK: protein MADKLKVAWFNGLNIDKIHFEQQERYFERNINLKTISTFNNLYGIIDLEFSNEMLMQGKIALKRISGIAKDGSIFNAPEQDELPEPLEVNYDSLVNSIIVIKIPMGLSSIADISLYNNIPNSKYISLRSVVASRIYDDNTNDVFKHTDLEDEYENDNITFSQEKISITLASLRLKLGFLGSKTPDELEIPIAKIKNIDLNKKIELDESFIPTCLDLNKSSYIKSFLEEILHSIKQHKEILTEVFKGIDQTKNTLDFSTYLSLNLLKKWYFIFSYIINKDKIHPENLYEKLVDFQGDLSAFGTESSFSDFIVYNHDDLTNTFLPLTNQLRVLFAKITSPKYTMAQVIDNNNGFYDLLFDNPTVIEEGELFLAISADVNHEYLLYNFKTQSKIHTQSRIKSIVTTQLRGINIEQISNIPSSIPYLNGYIYYKLDKKDELFKYFKGENVISLYLTTNIKNPDIKMWAVF from the coding sequence ATGGCAGATAAGCTAAAAGTAGCTTGGTTTAATGGGCTAAATATTGATAAAATTCATTTTGAGCAACAAGAACGATATTTTGAAAGAAATATTAATCTTAAAACAATTTCAACTTTCAATAATTTATATGGAATAATTGATTTAGAATTTTCCAATGAAATGTTAATGCAAGGAAAAATAGCACTTAAAAGAATTTCTGGAATTGCTAAAGATGGTAGCATTTTTAATGCGCCAGAACAAGATGAGCTTCCAGAGCCTTTGGAAGTTAATTATGATTCTTTGGTAAATTCTATTATTGTTATTAAAATTCCTATGGGTTTATCCTCTATAGCAGATATATCTTTATACAATAATATACCTAATTCAAAATACATTAGTTTAAGAAGTGTTGTAGCTTCAAGAATATATGATGATAATACTAATGATGTTTTTAAACATACTGATTTAGAAGATGAATATGAGAATGATAATATTACTTTCTCTCAAGAAAAAATAAGCATTACTTTAGCTAGTTTGAGATTGAAATTGGGCTTTTTAGGTAGCAAAACTCCAGATGAACTTGAAATTCCTATAGCAAAAATCAAAAATATTGATTTAAATAAAAAAATAGAGTTAGATGAAAGTTTTATACCCACTTGTTTAGATTTAAATAAATCTTCGTATATTAAATCATTTTTAGAAGAAATTTTGCATTCAATTAAACAGCATAAAGAAATACTCACTGAAGTATTTAAGGGTATAGATCAAACTAAAAACACCTTGGATTTTAGTACATATTTATCGCTTAATCTTTTAAAAAAATGGTATTTTATTTTTTCATATATAATCAATAAAGATAAAATACATCCTGAAAATTTATATGAAAAATTAGTTGATTTTCAAGGAGATCTTAGTGCTTTTGGTACTGAAAGCTCCTTTTCTGATTTTATAGTATATAATCATGATGACTTGACTAACACTTTTTTACCACTTACTAATCAACTGAGAGTTTTATTTGCAAAAATAACTTCTCCAAAATATACTATGGCTCAAGTAATTGATAATAACAATGGATTTTATGATTTGTTATTTGACAATCCTACGGTTATTGAAGAGGGTGAATTATTTTTAGCTATTAGTGCTGATGTTAATCATGAGTATTTATTATATAATTTTAAAACTCAAAGTAAAATTCATACTCAAAGTAGGATAAAAAGTATAGTAACAACACAATTACGAGGGATAAACATAGAGCAAATTTCAAATATTCCATCTTCCATACCTTATTTAAATGGTTATATTTATTACAAGTTAGACAAAAAAGATGAGCTGTTTAAATACTTTAAGGGCGAAAATGTTATAAGTTTATATCTAACAACAAATATAAAAAACCCTGATATAAAAATGTGGGCTGTATTTTAA
- the tssJ gene encoding type VI secretion system lipoprotein TssJ, translated as MRKIFVMLLMGLFLSSCSSVVSVKIDNIKNSNLNSRNDDVPLTVIVYQLKDVNKFIKASDLELINREDALLGRDKIDSIRLQIAPKDNIIAFKVIDEEVPYIGILVLFANNTKKVTKIWAKTDDANGFGTKKTLKFEITKDGVRHI; from the coding sequence ATGAGAAAAATTTTTGTTATGTTGCTCATGGGGTTGTTTTTAAGTTCTTGCTCTAGTGTTGTAAGTGTAAAGATTGATAATATAAAAAATTCTAATTTAAATAGTAGAAATGATGATGTTCCTTTGACTGTTATTGTGTATCAACTAAAAGATGTAAATAAATTTATAAAGGCTAGTGATTTAGAGCTGATTAATAGAGAGGATGCTCTACTCGGTAGAGATAAAATCGACTCGATTAGACTACAAATTGCCCCTAAAGATAATATTATTGCTTTTAAAGTTATAGATGAAGAAGTGCCGTATATTGGTATTTTGGTTTTATTTGCAAATAATACTAAAAAGGTAACAAAAATTTGGGCAAAAACAGATGATGCTAATGGTTTTGGAACTAAAAAAACATTAAAATTTGAAATAACAAAAGATGGTGTTAGACATATTTAA
- a CDS encoding TssA family type VI secretion system protein, with translation MIFCDHYEENLENLEIFHLLEEEMTKYKTLNHEKIQWDKVYEHSLDILQNNSMDMKIFAYFSLSCLALNNEECFKIFLEIIIFTEKLFREKPENISKTSSILLNQKKKYKQIVENFINEFNKNSPKCSQVTAKSLNEYFEKLREILNCNFAKLNIKEEITQTKQSPLKSPVTQVNIDIKNTKLSNLSDREYRTLLNNLAIELLENNIENTNAYSLFAEAAWGRLKTLPPHSDFVTKVRYPDRNLIKLLLDKNTNELDQIKCFINNLSLNPFWIEGFKLFCDFLHHHQKEHSLKILNLLTCNFILKFKDITKLRFDNGELMCKEDTFNYFVKQNQETNKKTHTTSDKNKKVEQLLIEINNENYNNSLFCNINSLIAMAQVFETNNMKNNAKIIYLQLVELMEKTLLKDYLSDEYNYAKNKTNKKI, from the coding sequence ATGATTTTCTGTGATCATTATGAAGAAAATTTAGAAAACTTAGAGATATTTCATTTACTTGAAGAAGAGATGACAAAATACAAAACATTAAATCATGAAAAAATACAATGGGATAAGGTATATGAACACTCATTAGATATTTTACAAAACAACTCGATGGATATGAAAATTTTCGCTTACTTTTCTTTATCATGTTTAGCATTAAATAACGAAGAGTGTTTTAAAATATTTTTAGAAATAATAATTTTTACAGAAAAATTATTTCGAGAAAAACCTGAAAATATAAGTAAAACATCTTCTATACTATTAAATCAAAAAAAGAAATACAAACAAATTGTTGAAAATTTTATTAATGAATTTAATAAAAATTCACCAAAATGCTCACAAGTCACAGCTAAAAGTTTAAATGAGTATTTTGAAAAATTACGCGAAATTTTAAATTGTAATTTTGCAAAATTAAACATTAAAGAAGAAATAACTCAAACTAAACAATCACCTCTTAAATCTCCAGTGACACAAGTAAATATCGATATAAAAAACACAAAATTATCTAATCTTAGCGATAGAGAATACAGAACATTATTAAATAATCTAGCAATAGAATTACTAGAAAATAACATTGAAAATACTAATGCTTATTCATTGTTTGCAGAAGCAGCTTGGGGAAGATTAAAAACCCTTCCACCGCATTCAGATTTTGTCACTAAAGTAAGATATCCTGATAGAAATTTAATAAAATTACTATTAGATAAAAATACGAATGAGTTAGATCAAATAAAATGTTTTATCAATAACCTTTCACTTAACCCTTTCTGGATAGAAGGATTTAAACTATTTTGTGATTTTTTACATCATCATCAAAAAGAACACTCCTTGAAAATTTTAAATTTACTAACTTGTAATTTTATTCTCAAATTCAAAGATATTACCAAGTTAAGATTTGACAACGGCGAATTAATGTGTAAAGAAGATACATTTAATTATTTTGTAAAACAAAATCAAGAAACTAATAAAAAAACACACACCACATCCGATAAAAATAAAAAAGTAGAGCAATTACTCATTGAAATAAACAATGAAAATTATAATAATTCTTTATTTTGTAATATAAATTCTTTAATAGCCATGGCACAAGTTTTTGAAACAAACAATATGAAAAATAATGCAAAAATTATATACTTACAACTAGTTGAACTTATGGAAAAAACCTTATTAAAGGATTACTTAAGTGATGAGTATAATTATGCAAAAAACAAAACTAATAAAAAAATATAA
- the tssB gene encoding type VI secretion system contractile sheath small subunit, translating into MSDGSSAPKERINITYKAKTNGQNAEIELPLKLMIMANLTGKNEQNLEDREIVSINKINFNQVMQKLDIKTQFNVKNTLGGGAEELDINLKISSMKDFSPDNIVQQVPELNKLMRLREALMALKGPMGNIPNFRKAVLDALKNEKTKEQLLLEIKKENNEE; encoded by the coding sequence ATGTCTGATGGATCAAGTGCACCAAAAGAACGCATAAATATAACCTACAAGGCAAAAACAAACGGGCAAAACGCAGAGATAGAATTACCTTTAAAACTTATGATAATGGCTAATTTAACAGGTAAAAATGAACAAAATTTAGAAGATAGAGAAATTGTGTCTATCAACAAAATAAATTTTAATCAAGTTATGCAAAAACTAGACATTAAAACCCAATTTAATGTTAAAAATACTTTGGGTGGAGGCGCTGAAGAATTAGATATCAACCTAAAAATATCTAGTATGAAAGATTTTTCGCCTGATAATATAGTGCAACAAGTGCCAGAGTTAAATAAACTAATGCGCCTTAGAGAAGCATTAATGGCTCTAAAAGGACCCATGGGTAATATTCCAAATTTTAGAAAAGCTGTTTTAGATGCTCTAAAAAATGAAAAAACCAAAGAGCAGTTGCTTTTAGAAATCAAAAAAGAAAATAACGAAGAATAA
- the tssC gene encoding type VI secretion system contractile sheath large subunit, whose protein sequence is MSKDKVIDTPIIESIMEKSKYARNDESYSIAKRGVAEFISAIVESDNIEDKINKFALDEMIAHIDDLLSKQMDEILHNEEFQKLESTWRGLFFLVERTDFNENIKINLFDITKEEVLEDFENNPDITQSVVYKNIYSSEYGQFGGEPVGAIIGDYQLSTASPDMTFLNKMSSIAAMSHSPFLTSLGPKFFGLENYSELANIQDLQSLLEGPQYTRWRTFRENEDSKYTGLMVTRFLTRSPYDSEENPIKSFNYKENVHASHNHLLWGNSAYAFATRLTESFAKYRWCGSIIGPKSGGSVKDLPTYFYENFGNLKAKIPTEVLITDRREYELAENGFITLTLRRDTNNAAFFSANSALKPKIFPNTPEGKEAETNYRLGTQLPYVFLISRLAHYLKVLQREEIGSWKERSDIENGLNEWVRQYISDQENPPAEVRSRRPFRGAQVKVDNIPGEPGWYKIGLSVRPHFKYMGGNFELSLVGKLDKE, encoded by the coding sequence ATGTCAAAAGATAAAGTAATTGATACTCCAATTATTGAAAGTATTATGGAAAAAAGCAAATATGCTAGAAATGATGAAAGCTATAGTATAGCAAAAAGAGGAGTAGCCGAATTTATTTCCGCAATAGTTGAAAGCGATAACATAGAAGATAAAATCAACAAATTTGCACTTGATGAAATGATTGCCCATATCGATGATTTATTATCAAAACAAATGGATGAGATTTTACATAATGAAGAATTTCAAAAATTAGAATCGACTTGGAGAGGACTTTTCTTCTTAGTAGAAAGAACTGATTTTAATGAAAATATTAAAATTAATCTTTTTGATATTACAAAAGAAGAAGTTTTAGAAGATTTCGAAAATAATCCAGACATCACCCAAAGTGTTGTTTATAAAAATATTTATTCTTCAGAATATGGACAATTTGGTGGAGAACCAGTTGGTGCTATAATTGGTGATTACCAACTAAGCACTGCAAGTCCAGATATGACTTTTTTAAATAAAATGTCAAGCATAGCAGCAATGAGTCATTCTCCATTTTTAACTTCTTTAGGACCTAAATTTTTTGGTTTAGAAAATTATTCAGAATTAGCTAATATTCAGGATTTACAAAGTCTTCTCGAAGGTCCACAATACACAAGATGGAGAACTTTTAGAGAAAATGAAGATTCTAAATACACAGGATTAATGGTTACGAGGTTTTTGACAAGATCGCCTTATGATAGTGAAGAAAATCCCATCAAAAGCTTTAATTACAAAGAAAATGTTCACGCATCTCATAATCATCTATTATGGGGAAATTCAGCATATGCTTTCGCAACAAGATTAACAGAAAGTTTTGCTAAATACAGGTGGTGCGGTAGTATCATAGGACCAAAAAGCGGTGGAAGCGTAAAAGATCTTCCTACTTATTTTTATGAAAATTTTGGAAACTTAAAAGCTAAAATTCCTACTGAAGTTTTGATTACAGATAGAAGAGAATATGAACTTGCAGAAAATGGGTTTATAACTTTAACTCTAAGAAGAGACACCAATAATGCAGCATTTTTTTCAGCAAATTCTGCTTTAAAACCTAAAATATTTCCAAACACACCAGAAGGAAAAGAGGCTGAAACAAATTACCGCTTAGGTACTCAATTGCCTTATGTATTTTTAATTTCAAGATTAGCACATTATCTAAAAGTACTACAAAGAGAAGAAATTGGAAGCTGGAAGGAAAGAAGTGATATTGAAAATGGTTTAAACGAATGGGTTAGACAATATATTTCAGATCAAGAAAATCCACCAGCAGAGGTTAGAAGTAGAAGACCTTTTAGAGGGGCTCAAGTAAAAGTGGATAATATACCAGGGGAGCCTGGATGGTATAAGATTGGGTTGAGTGTTCGTCCTCACTTTAAATATATGGGTGGAAATTTTGAACTATCTTTAGTAGGTAAATTGGATAAAGAATAA
- a CDS encoding GPW/gp25 family protein, with amino-acid sequence MSLLDKIIHSLDEQYKNIPFYQNEFQEIKNNIQVLLNAKLDDCLSVEDFGLSSMENLNLSSTELCLNMAKEIHKLISKYEKRIIINSITYNDSLKPWQLSFLLKCVFCNDNFKEFAIEIIFKNNRYCEVI; translated from the coding sequence ATGTCTTTGTTGGATAAAATTATTCATTCATTAGATGAGCAATATAAAAATATCCCTTTTTATCAAAATGAATTTCAAGAAATAAAAAATAATATACAAGTTTTGCTTAATGCAAAACTTGATGACTGCTTAAGTGTTGAAGATTTTGGATTATCTAGTATGGAAAATCTAAATTTAAGCTCGACAGAACTTTGCTTGAACATGGCAAAAGAAATTCATAAACTCATAAGTAAATACGAAAAAAGAATTATAATTAATTCTATCACATATAATGATTCTTTAAAACCTTGGCAACTTTCATTTTTACTAAAATGTGTTTTTTGTAATGATAATTTTAAAGAATTTGCAATTGAAATTATATTTAAAAATAATCGATATTGCGAGGTTATCTAA